One genomic segment of candidate division KSB1 bacterium includes these proteins:
- a CDS encoding DUF4038 domain-containing protein, which produces MKDSRLHAPGLGTMSLLVFYNFATATNLPGLSPGMLLPSGEGSAHAFALVEKHDTGAARGATSLTKGAGAVAEETPALASEGDFEQPLEVTPRAKAKAGQVNRVPLLIFNVASGNFSPTTATIKWQTDQPGDSRVEFGRTTAYGQFSSRDTARVTAHAIILTELTPGTTYHFRVISMDAAGVAAYSADDTFTTSIPTHSDDFTGSTLDPDKWQLGVPAHNLSAVVNGGLRLRSTSGKSGWIYTREKFSGRDRIVQVKVVQPNDDGALGMSPTVTPSASFGCYSEPNWYRFYNYRNRGNEPYRLHVQWSKNGVSDGWDVAAGVQFERDYHLRLRTAADSIFFEYSFDAQTWVTAYAEVFSLPGYTLDSLFVFELAAYSTPSKGDWIVDDFLLGSSRPAATDTMSPVLFAVRSSELTRNSAVITWNTDEACDARVEYGLTEGYGLSSRVTATAATAHRIELPGLQEGKLYHFRVKSRDQAGNLSVSGDFTFATPDQTPPVITSVRSDSLTSSSAQICWETNEASDSQVEFGASPAYGFITPVLTDLVTAHRLTLTGLQEGVTYHYRVKSRDAAGNLALSGNFTFTTPDQTPPVISNVMVSGLTPVTALISWNTNEAGDSQVEYGRSPAYGFSTQLETAWVTAHAIELADLVPATTYHGRVKSRDRAGNLSVSANFTFTTPDGPLCADDFNSAALNTAKWQVGAHPGNATTVEGGVLRLRSSGSSSGWLCTRDRFVGRSKIIQVKVIQPNNDGALGMSPTVNLNAPHGFYNEANWYRFYNYRNSSAEPYKLHVQWNKAGVAGGIDVTSGVRFDREFYLRLRTTTDSIAFEYSFDSIVWQRAYAEAFALPGYTLDNEFAFELAAYNTPVKGQWLVDDFAIYSAETLAKGDATAPQIFNLNLAEVETNRALLTWQTNEASDTQVEYGLTEAYGSLSPLDPNLRTSHAVALTNLNPGTLYHYRVRSRDAAGNLAVSRDSTFRTVGSAWRVRVLLADSLTGRTAGSRSGGQFVAGGGWQVTGAADMIVYDLGFYVENGSLELELRNFSPKEQNSFPRHHIVSMFRNPWGNHHPVENQETVWDFHTGTRYAPGVKMLSWAYDQQEQNTTILEDWPRDQTHRIKVTWEGNRLTYHRDGVLQAAHTHAAPMQLRYVFLGRDLTVATDLVTGFNNNQYGAMIGPIYSNLLVTANLPAEDATPPQISAVTIRERYANGVRLSWSTNEAAVCFVEYGPTPAFGQKTPVLGPPDSSFSVTLADLRPNQTYYYRITATDNAGNRFTSSGQTFITMTRGRYVFKPAADTYVETAGLYGTHRNHGNYGWMNLGAGRGRECYLRFTVTGLDSTVATATLRLHGRQSGVGNNLVRVLNGAWKERNVTWLTKPIVSGAILDSIPLVQEKAWHNADVTAAVSGNGTFNFALIGQGPDFVSFDSRESPNHQPELLVTQQGFEASVPSVPLYGVHEITLHARQVGTNPYVDGPSVTVTFTGTTSAARGRTSRVNGFWDGGTVYRVRFSPPAWGEWLWSSASSDSGLHGKTGKLICEGRLPASHAGCNGPLRQSATFPYTLETAEGQPFFLMGDTQWSFASAKVSWPGEFKTYVDARAAQGFNYVHGQLYALRPDSNDFNEGGQAFINREVDRLNPGYWQAFDRRLAYLNEKGLTAGLMFAWANEGWQRFATTAQIDRYVQYLINRYAAYHLIWILAGEYEEASVPGGFARLGELLAANDPYHHPITTHTIDTNADDFGTADWLTVIYQQLFDPGRITTDRRYNKPVINAEFGYEGDQSAEEVRKDAWQILLRGGFLVYGNTATFHHDALMSPENLHSAGARFLAILKTFWTNNGRYAINWWRYTRFEALANERWLAGEPGVEYVVYVENAQPFRVNLSDASGTLSGQWFNTRTGEWGAPIFGVASDTFALAPPAAGYAAFLSSNTGSASSMKCQPSTAAATLGLPECFELAQNYPNPFHNETAITLALPEQGRVEVVIYDLAGREITRLYDGHLPPGYHLLRWNGKHAAGGNLSSGIYLLRVIYASPNHSREVMTRRILYLK; this is translated from the coding sequence ATGAAAGATTCCCGTCTGCACGCACCTGGTCTTGGGACGATGTCGCTGCTCGTCTTTTACAACTTCGCTACGGCGACCAACCTCCCCGGCCTGTCCCCGGGAATGTTGCTCCCCTCCGGCGAGGGCAGCGCCCACGCATTTGCGCTGGTCGAGAAGCATGACACCGGTGCTGCGCGCGGCGCAACAAGCCTGACAAAGGGCGCGGGTGCCGTGGCAGAGGAAACTCCGGCACTGGCTTCAGAAGGGGATTTCGAACAACCATTGGAGGTTACTCCCCGGGCGAAAGCCAAGGCGGGGCAGGTGAATCGCGTGCCCCTGCTCATCTTCAATGTCGCCAGCGGCAATTTCTCACCCACCACCGCCACCATCAAATGGCAAACGGATCAACCCGGCGATTCCCGGGTGGAGTTCGGTCGCACGACAGCATACGGCCAGTTCTCGTCCCGCGACACGGCACGGGTAACGGCCCATGCCATCATTCTAACGGAATTGACGCCAGGCACCACTTATCATTTTCGCGTAATTTCCATGGATGCGGCGGGCGTGGCCGCCTACAGTGCGGACGACACTTTCACCACCAGCATTCCAACGCACAGCGATGATTTCACCGGGAGCACGCTTGATCCCGACAAATGGCAACTGGGTGTACCCGCGCACAACCTGTCGGCGGTGGTGAATGGCGGCCTGCGCCTGCGCTCGACCAGCGGCAAAAGCGGCTGGATCTACACACGCGAAAAATTCTCCGGCCGCGACCGCATAGTGCAGGTCAAAGTCGTGCAGCCCAATGACGACGGTGCCCTGGGCATGTCGCCGACCGTCACCCCCAGCGCCAGCTTCGGATGTTACAGCGAGCCGAATTGGTATCGTTTTTACAATTACCGCAACCGCGGCAATGAGCCCTACCGGCTGCATGTGCAGTGGAGCAAAAATGGCGTTTCCGACGGATGGGATGTTGCCGCCGGCGTCCAATTCGAACGCGATTACCATCTGCGCCTGCGCACGGCAGCCGATTCGATTTTCTTTGAATATTCATTCGACGCCCAAACCTGGGTGACCGCTTACGCGGAAGTTTTCTCTTTGCCGGGTTACACGCTGGACAGTCTGTTCGTCTTCGAGCTGGCAGCCTACAGCACGCCTTCCAAAGGCGACTGGATCGTCGATGATTTCTTGCTGGGTTCGAGTCGGCCGGCGGCGACGGATACCATGTCGCCTGTCCTTTTCGCAGTGCGCAGCAGCGAGCTGACGCGCAACAGCGCCGTCATCACCTGGAACACGGACGAAGCATGTGATGCCCGGGTGGAATATGGCTTGACAGAAGGCTACGGTCTTTCTTCCCGGGTGACGGCAACGGCCGCAACCGCACATCGGATTGAATTACCCGGCTTACAGGAGGGCAAACTTTATCACTTTCGGGTCAAGTCGCGCGACCAGGCCGGCAACCTGAGTGTGAGCGGGGATTTCACCTTTGCCACGCCGGATCAAACTCCGCCGGTGATCACCAGCGTGCGCAGCGACAGTCTCACTTCCTCCTCCGCGCAAATCTGCTGGGAGACGAATGAAGCAAGCGATTCGCAGGTCGAATTCGGTGCAAGCCCGGCCTACGGTTTCATCACGCCGGTGCTGACGGACCTGGTCACCGCACATCGTCTGACCCTCACCGGCTTGCAGGAGGGCGTGACATACCACTATCGTGTCAAATCCCGCGATGCGGCCGGCAACCTGGCGCTCAGCGGCAATTTCACTTTCACCACGCCCGATCAAACCCCACCGGTCATTTCGAACGTGATGGTAAGCGGTCTGACGCCGGTGACGGCGCTGATTTCATGGAACACGAATGAGGCCGGCGATTCCCAGGTCGAATATGGCCGCTCGCCGGCCTACGGCTTTAGCACACAACTTGAGACGGCATGGGTGACGGCGCATGCCATCGAACTTGCGGATCTCGTGCCGGCCACAACCTATCACGGCCGCGTCAAATCGCGCGATCGCGCCGGCAATCTCAGCGTGAGTGCGAACTTCACCTTCACCACGCCCGACGGCCCGTTGTGTGCGGACGATTTCAACAGTGCCGCGTTGAATACGGCAAAATGGCAGGTGGGCGCCCATCCTGGTAATGCCACGACCGTGGAGGGCGGAGTTCTGCGGTTGCGCTCCAGCGGTTCAAGCAGCGGCTGGCTCTGCACGCGCGACCGCTTTGTCGGCCGCAGCAAGATCATTCAGGTGAAAGTCATACAACCCAATAATGACGGCGCGCTCGGCATGTCGCCCACCGTCAATCTCAACGCGCCGCATGGCTTCTACAACGAGGCCAACTGGTACCGTTTCTACAATTACCGCAACAGCAGCGCCGAGCCTTACAAACTGCATGTGCAGTGGAACAAAGCCGGGGTTGCGGGAGGAATCGATGTGACCAGCGGTGTGCGCTTTGACCGGGAGTTCTATCTGCGGCTGCGCACGACCACCGATTCCATTGCCTTCGAATACTCCTTTGACAGCATCGTCTGGCAGCGTGCCTACGCCGAGGCCTTTGCATTGCCGGGCTACACGCTGGACAACGAGTTTGCCTTCGAGCTGGCGGCCTACAACACCCCGGTGAAGGGCCAGTGGCTGGTGGATGATTTCGCCATCTATTCCGCCGAGACGCTTGCCAAAGGCGATGCCACCGCCCCGCAGATTTTCAACCTCAACCTGGCCGAGGTGGAAACCAATCGTGCCCTGCTCACCTGGCAGACCAACGAGGCCAGCGACACCCAGGTGGAGTATGGCCTGACGGAGGCCTATGGCTCACTGTCACCTCTCGATCCCAACCTGCGGACGTCACATGCAGTCGCGCTCACCAATTTGAATCCCGGCACACTCTATCACTATCGTGTTCGGTCGCGTGATGCCGCCGGTAATCTGGCGGTGAGTCGTGATTCCACCTTCCGTACAGTTGGCAGTGCCTGGCGTGTCCGGGTTTTGCTGGCCGATTCCCTCACCGGCCGCACAGCCGGCAGCCGCAGCGGCGGGCAGTTCGTTGCCGGCGGCGGCTGGCAGGTGACTGGCGCGGCGGACATGATTGTCTATGACCTCGGCTTCTATGTGGAAAACGGTTCGCTGGAATTGGAGCTGCGCAATTTCAGCCCCAAAGAGCAGAATTCCTTCCCGCGCCATCATATCGTCAGCATGTTTCGCAATCCCTGGGGCAATCATCACCCGGTGGAGAATCAGGAGACCGTGTGGGATTTCCACACCGGCACGCGCTATGCTCCCGGCGTGAAAATGCTGTCGTGGGCCTATGATCAACAGGAGCAGAATACCACGATCCTGGAGGATTGGCCGCGAGACCAGACGCATCGCATCAAAGTCACCTGGGAGGGCAACCGCCTGACTTACCATCGGGATGGCGTGCTGCAAGCCGCGCACACCCATGCCGCACCCATGCAGTTGCGCTACGTTTTTCTCGGCCGCGATCTCACTGTGGCCACCGATCTCGTCACCGGCTTCAACAACAATCAATATGGCGCGATGATCGGGCCGATTTATTCGAACCTGCTCGTCACCGCCAATCTCCCCGCCGAGGATGCCACCCCGCCACAAATCTCCGCGGTGACGATTCGGGAGCGTTATGCCAACGGCGTGCGGCTGTCGTGGTCCACCAATGAAGCAGCCGTCTGCTTCGTGGAATATGGCCCGACACCTGCTTTTGGTCAAAAAACACCGGTGTTGGGTCCGCCGGATTCCAGCTTCAGTGTCACGCTGGCGGATTTGCGGCCCAATCAAACCTATTACTACCGCATCACCGCCACAGACAACGCCGGCAACCGCTTCACCAGCAGCGGACAAACCTTCATCACCATGACGCGCGGCCGGTATGTTTTCAAACCGGCAGCCGACACCTACGTCGAAACCGCGGGTTTGTACGGCACTCATCGCAACCACGGCAATTACGGTTGGATGAATTTGGGCGCGGGCAGAGGCCGCGAATGTTATCTGCGCTTCACCGTGACGGGGTTGGATTCAACCGTGGCCACGGCCACCTTGCGGCTGCACGGCCGTCAATCCGGCGTTGGCAACAACCTGGTGCGCGTCCTGAACGGTGCCTGGAAGGAAAGAAACGTGACCTGGCTCACCAAGCCCATTGTCTCCGGCGCCATTTTGGACAGCATCCCCCTCGTGCAGGAGAAGGCATGGCACAACGCCGACGTCACCGCGGCCGTCAGCGGCAACGGCACCTTCAACTTTGCGCTGATCGGCCAGGGGCCGGATTTTGTGTCCTTTGATTCGCGGGAATCCCCGAACCACCAACCGGAATTGCTCGTCACGCAGCAGGGCTTTGAGGCCAGCGTGCCTTCCGTGCCGCTCTATGGCGTGCACGAGATAACATTGCATGCCAGGCAGGTCGGCACGAATCCCTATGTCGATGGCCCGTCTGTCACGGTGACGTTCACCGGCACGACCAGCGCCGCCCGGGGCAGGACCTCGCGCGTGAATGGTTTCTGGGATGGCGGCACCGTTTATCGTGTGCGTTTCTCGCCGCCGGCTTGGGGAGAATGGCTGTGGTCATCCGCCTCGAGTGATTCCGGGTTGCATGGCAAAACCGGCAAGTTGATCTGTGAAGGCCGTCTGCCCGCGAGTCATGCCGGCTGCAACGGCCCGCTGCGCCAGTCCGCCACCTTTCCCTACACCCTGGAAACGGCGGAGGGCCAGCCCTTCTTCCTGATGGGCGACACGCAATGGTCGTTCGCGAGCGCGAAAGTATCCTGGCCCGGGGAATTCAAAACCTATGTTGATGCGCGCGCGGCCCAGGGCTTCAATTATGTGCACGGCCAGCTTTATGCGCTGCGCCCCGACAGCAATGATTTCAACGAAGGCGGCCAGGCATTCATCAATCGCGAGGTCGATCGTCTCAATCCCGGCTACTGGCAGGCCTTTGACCGGCGGCTGGCCTACCTGAATGAGAAGGGCCTGACCGCAGGCCTGATGTTCGCCTGGGCGAATGAGGGCTGGCAGCGCTTCGCCACCACGGCACAAATCGATCGCTACGTGCAGTATCTGATCAACCGCTATGCCGCCTACCATCTCATTTGGATTCTGGCGGGTGAGTATGAAGAAGCGTCCGTGCCGGGCGGGTTTGCCCGCCTGGGCGAATTGCTCGCGGCCAATGATCCCTATCATCATCCCATCACCACCCATACGATCGATACCAATGCCGATGATTTCGGCACGGCAGACTGGCTGACGGTGATCTACCAGCAGCTCTTCGATCCCGGCCGGATCACCACCGACCGGCGCTACAACAAACCGGTGATCAATGCCGAATTCGGCTACGAGGGCGATCAGTCAGCAGAGGAGGTGCGCAAGGATGCCTGGCAGATCCTGCTGCGGGGCGGCTTCCTGGTCTACGGCAACACAGCCACCTTTCATCACGACGCGCTGATGTCACCGGAGAATCTTCACTCTGCCGGCGCCCGTTTCCTGGCGATTCTCAAGACCTTTTGGACCAACAACGGCCGCTACGCCATCAACTGGTGGCGCTATACCCGCTTCGAGGCACTGGCGAACGAGCGCTGGCTGGCCGGTGAACCGGGGGTGGAATACGTCGTGTATGTCGAGAACGCACAACCCTTCCGCGTCAATCTATCCGATGCCAGCGGCACCCTCAGCGGCCAGTGGTTCAACACCCGCACCGGCGAATGGGGCGCGCCGATCTTTGGCGTGGCCAGCGACACTTTTGCGCTGGCACCGCCGGCGGCCGGTTATGCCGCCTTTCTGAGCAGCAATACCGGCAGCGCGTCGAGCATGAAATGCCAGCCTTCCACCGCGGCTGCAACCCTCGGTTTGCCGGAATGCTTCGAGCTGGCGCAGAACTATCCCAATCCCTTCCACAACGAAACGGCGATCACACTGGCGTTGCCGGAGCAGGGCCGGGTCGAAGTGGTGATCTACGATCTGGCCGGCCGGGAAATCACGCGGTTGTATGACGGCCATTTGCCGCCGGGTTATCACCTGCTGCGTTGGAACGGCAAGCATGCTGCCGGCGGCAATCTGAGCAGTGGCATCTATCTGCTGCGCGTGATTTATGCCTCTCCCAACCACAGCCGGGAAGTAATGACCAGGCGAATACTGTATTTGAAGTGA
- a CDS encoding DUF4384 domain-containing protein — MNRSMLTFTLAAVLTGWLGAGAQSRNAAQVEITAQPRPAAEPAGGGEIDLTIRTSSRGYLTLYQVTSTGGFEILYPKPHHCWRALEAGRSYRLQELAEDVRLQYESMAGNAYVGAIFTARATHIVPWVEQALRAQGLSSGRGNLTGTAPDPQRVIADLEADMQYRLGISARPAFAVAAIPFGLPPGLAQETGDSTRPVQAGQPSRAFSARAKQPALTPPLFGRSPGSAGVNAFEPQHQPVPELRSKPRDTVSVPAKLSRPDFLTPGKQKTPPPTGRATDRQRNAKSRERN; from the coding sequence GTGAACCGAAGCATGCTGACCTTCACCCTTGCCGCGGTGCTGACCGGCTGGCTCGGCGCAGGCGCGCAATCCCGCAACGCGGCGCAGGTGGAAATCACCGCACAACCGCGGCCGGCAGCCGAACCTGCGGGCGGGGGTGAAATCGATTTGACCATTCGCACCAGCAGCCGCGGCTACCTGACGTTGTATCAAGTCACTTCCACCGGCGGCTTCGAAATTCTCTATCCCAAACCCCATCACTGCTGGCGGGCGCTGGAGGCCGGCCGGAGCTACCGGCTGCAGGAATTGGCGGAGGATGTGCGCCTGCAGTATGAAAGCATGGCCGGCAACGCCTATGTGGGCGCCATTTTCACGGCACGCGCGACGCATATCGTCCCCTGGGTGGAGCAGGCCTTGCGTGCACAGGGTTTGTCCTCCGGCAGGGGCAATTTGACAGGTACAGCGCCGGATCCGCAACGGGTGATCGCAGATTTGGAAGCGGACATGCAATACCGACTGGGCATCTCCGCACGGCCGGCATTCGCGGTCGCCGCGATTCCCTTTGGTTTGCCGCCCGGTTTGGCGCAGGAGACTGGCGATTCAACCCGCCCGGTGCAGGCTGGGCAACCATCCCGCGCTTTTTCAGCAAGAGCAAAGCAGCCTGCATTGACGCCACCTTTGTTTGGCCGGTCCCCGGGCAGCGCGGGTGTGAACGCGTTCGAACCACAACACCAACCTGTGCCAGAGTTGCGCAGCAAACCCCGTGATACCGTCAGCGTTCCTGCAAAGCTCTCTCGTCCGGATTTCTTAACGCCAGGAAAACAGAAGACGCCGCCGCCTACCGGCCGTGCAACGGACAGGCAGCGCAACGCCAAAAGCCGTGAGCGCAACTGA
- the meaB gene encoding methylmalonyl Co-A mutase-associated GTPase MeaB, whose protein sequence is MQPSVLLESFFAGSRRALAKVISAVENETPGVAELLHAVYGRVGKAYRLGITGPPGAGKSTIVDELTKLLRRQNFTVGIVAVDPSSPFTGGALLGDRVRMADISVDPGVFIRSMATRGSLGGLSQKAQEAGDVLDAFGKDFVIYETVGVGQSELDIVETADTVIVVLVPESGDAVQAMKAGLMEIADIFVMNKSDRAGAARALHELQTILHLRPPAPWQPPVVAATASEGRGLEEIWQQVTAHREFLERQGQLHVKRRHRREIMIRELVIRRLQQEFWDARAEQLLQDHLRNFHENGLSPYEVVDLLMQNAAARK, encoded by the coding sequence ATGCAGCCTTCTGTTCTGCTCGAATCATTCTTTGCCGGCTCACGCCGGGCGCTGGCCAAGGTCATTTCAGCGGTGGAGAACGAAACGCCGGGGGTGGCGGAGCTGCTGCACGCGGTCTACGGCCGCGTCGGCAAAGCCTATCGCCTGGGCATCACCGGCCCGCCGGGCGCCGGTAAATCCACCATCGTGGATGAACTCACCAAGCTGCTGCGCCGCCAGAACTTCACCGTCGGCATCGTGGCGGTGGATCCCTCCAGCCCGTTTACCGGCGGCGCCCTGCTCGGCGATCGTGTGCGCATGGCCGATATCAGCGTCGATCCCGGAGTGTTTATCCGCAGCATGGCCACCCGCGGCTCGCTCGGCGGTCTCTCACAAAAGGCGCAGGAAGCCGGCGATGTGCTGGACGCCTTCGGCAAGGACTTCGTCATCTACGAAACCGTCGGGGTCGGCCAGTCGGAGCTGGATATCGTCGAAACCGCGGACACCGTAATCGTGGTGCTGGTGCCGGAGAGTGGCGATGCCGTGCAGGCCATGAAAGCCGGTCTGATGGAAATCGCCGATATTTTTGTGATGAACAAATCGGATCGCGCCGGCGCCGCACGCGCACTGCACGAGCTGCAGACGATTTTGCATCTGCGTCCGCCCGCACCCTGGCAGCCACCGGTGGTGGCGGCCACGGCCTCGGAAGGCAGGGGGCTGGAGGAAATTTGGCAACAAGTGACCGCGCATCGTGAGTTCCTCGAGCGGCAGGGCCAGCTTCATGTCAAGCGCCGCCACCGCCGCGAAATCATGATTCGCGAATTGGTCATACGCCGCTTGCAGCAGGAGTTTTGGGATGCCCGTGCCGAGCAGCTTTTGCAGGATCATTTGCGCAATTTTCACGAAAACGGCCTCTCGCCCTACGAAGTGGTGGACCTGCTCATGCAAAACGCCGCAGCCAGAAAATGA
- a CDS encoding glycosyltransferase family 2 protein yields the protein MSTPPAETITAEPASRLLPITLGEDRIRLSALVITKNEAGNIQECLASLHWVQEIIVVDAESEDNTAALAHKFTNKVFVRKWQGYAAARQFALEQCHGEWVLWVDADERVPVELREEICALLSGTPACAAYELPRLANFLGRWIMHGGWYPGHVVRLFRRELADFNHRRIHEGVEVRGRIGRLQNHLLHYTDRDLRHYFEKFNRYTSLAAEELQQSGRRFHWWDLLFRPPWMFLRMYVFKTGFLDGLPGFILACLSSAYVFTKYAKLWELEKNAAVR from the coding sequence ATGAGCACACCCCCAGCGGAAACGATCACGGCTGAACCCGCCAGCCGGTTGTTGCCGATCACACTCGGCGAAGACCGCATTCGCCTCTCGGCCCTGGTGATCACCAAAAACGAGGCCGGCAACATTCAGGAATGTCTGGCTTCATTGCATTGGGTGCAGGAGATCATCGTGGTGGATGCCGAGAGCGAGGACAACACCGCCGCCCTGGCGCACAAATTTACCAACAAGGTTTTCGTGCGCAAATGGCAGGGCTATGCCGCGGCCAGGCAGTTTGCACTGGAACAGTGCCATGGCGAATGGGTGCTGTGGGTTGACGCCGATGAGCGTGTGCCGGTGGAACTGCGCGAGGAAATTTGCGCCCTGCTCTCCGGCACGCCGGCGTGTGCCGCCTACGAGCTGCCGCGCCTGGCGAACTTCCTGGGCCGCTGGATAATGCACGGCGGCTGGTATCCCGGCCATGTTGTGCGACTGTTCCGCCGCGAGCTGGCGGACTTCAACCATCGCCGCATTCACGAGGGCGTGGAAGTCCGCGGCAGGATCGGCCGGTTGCAGAACCATCTCCTGCACTACACTGATCGCGACCTGCGGCATTACTTCGAGAAATTCAACCGCTACACCTCCCTGGCCGCCGAAGAGCTGCAGCAAAGCGGCCGGCGCTTCCATTGGTGGGATTTGTTGTTCCGGCCGCCATGGATGTTTTTGCGCATGTATGTGTTCAAAACCGGTTTTCTCGACGGCCTGCCCGGTTTCATCCTCGCCTGCCTGTCGAGTGCGTATGTCTTCACGAAATACGCCAAGTTGTGGGAACTGGAAAAAAATGCGGCCGTGCGCTGA
- a CDS encoding glycosyltransferase family 9 protein, which produces MTSNVSSSPCYSSPAIIPDCRLFSGYKPCVPYKLCAGCQDRIAMGTRILIVNLDALGTVLATTAQLPALKRAYPDCHITWITRPNAVPLLQHNPFIDHLVEWNEENRMVLLQQRFEIALNADKSRPAAAFMNLVQAAGKRGFGLNENGAIVPLNAGAEYSYRLGIDDHFKFRENRRTGNDILAQTWELEYRRDEYVLHLTAEEQAATARWRRELGLQEAELVIGFNTGCSTLFPLKKLELETQAAAIRQLATELPRARIILLGGREDTERNQRLAALCDGLALPTPTTLGLRQGIVLENLADIVVSGDSLGMHLAIGLKKHVVAWFGLSCAAEIDLYDRGVKIIRELPCAPCWKKACDLPHGPICVTEFQPEWIVAGVHEARRQLARHMPARRPVSQGVPPAL; this is translated from the coding sequence ATGACCTCCAACGTGTCTTCGAGTCCCTGCTATTCCAGCCCGGCGATCATACCGGATTGCCGCCTGTTTTCCGGCTACAAACCGTGTGTCCCTTACAAATTGTGCGCCGGCTGCCAGGACCGTATCGCCATGGGCACGCGGATTTTAATCGTAAATCTCGATGCACTCGGCACCGTGCTGGCCACCACCGCGCAGTTGCCCGCCCTCAAGCGCGCTTACCCGGACTGCCACATAACCTGGATCACCCGGCCGAATGCCGTGCCGCTGCTGCAACACAATCCTTTCATCGATCATCTCGTCGAGTGGAATGAGGAGAACCGCATGGTGCTGCTGCAGCAGCGTTTCGAGATCGCCCTGAATGCCGACAAAAGCCGGCCGGCCGCGGCTTTCATGAATCTGGTGCAGGCGGCCGGCAAGCGCGGCTTCGGGTTGAATGAAAACGGTGCCATCGTGCCGCTCAATGCCGGCGCCGAGTACAGTTACCGCCTGGGCATCGACGATCATTTCAAATTCCGTGAGAACCGGCGCACCGGCAACGACATCCTGGCGCAGACGTGGGAGCTCGAGTATCGCCGTGACGAATATGTTCTGCACTTGACGGCCGAGGAACAGGCCGCCACCGCACGCTGGCGCCGGGAACTGGGGCTGCAGGAGGCTGAGCTGGTCATCGGCTTCAACACCGGCTGTTCGACACTTTTTCCATTAAAGAAACTGGAACTCGAAACCCAGGCGGCAGCGATCCGGCAACTTGCGACCGAATTGCCGCGCGCCAGGATCATTTTGCTGGGGGGCCGGGAAGATACCGAACGCAATCAACGCCTCGCCGCGTTGTGCGACGGCCTGGCCTTGCCCACGCCCACGACCCTCGGCCTGCGCCAGGGCATCGTGCTGGAGAATCTCGCGGACATCGTGGTGAGCGGCGACAGTTTGGGGATGCATCTCGCGATCGGACTGAAAAAGCATGTAGTAGCCTGGTTTGGATTGTCCTGTGCGGCGGAAATTGATCTCTACGACCGTGGCGTCAAGATCATCCGCGAGTTGCCCTGTGCGCCGTGCTGGAAAAAAGCCTGCGATCTGCCACACGGCCCGATTTGCGTGACGGAATTCCAGCCGGAGTGGATTGTGGCGGGGGTGCACGAAGCGCGGCGCCAGCTCGCCCGCCACATGCCTGCGCGCCGGCCGGTCAGTCAGGGTGTACCGCCCGCCCTGTGA